CGTGCCATCTCGTACAATCAGTTGACAGAATATAGATTCGGTAAACAATTGGCGCGAATTCTCGATTCCTCCATGTCGATCATGCTGTTTGGCATAACAGTAGCCATGTTGGCAGGTGTAGGCGCCCTCTTTCAGGAACAGTTCCACCTTTCTTTTCATTTCGGCGTGCTTCTGACCATCGGACTCACTCTTTTTGTATTATTGAAAGGCATGAAAGGGATATTGTCAGCAAACTCTATCATTGTTCCTTGTATGTTTTTGTTTACCATTCTGATTTTTATTTTGACACTGCGTCAGGGAATTGTATCTCCATCAGCCATTGCCGAACAAGAGAATCATTGGAAATGGGGGCTCTCTTCCATTTCATACGCGGCATTTAATCTCGGATTGGCCGTTTCGGTTTTAATTCCGCTGGGGACACAGGCGGGCACGATCCAAACATTAAAATTGGGCGGCCTGATCGGAGCAGTCGGCCTCGGCGTCATGATGGTGATTGTACATATCGCCCTGGCGGCACACATGCCAGGAATGATCGCCTTTGAGGTTCCGATGGGATACATTGCCGCCAAAATGAATCCATGGCTGCAAATCGGCTTTTCTTTTGTCTTGTGGGGAGAAATATTCTCATCGCTGATCGGCAACGTGTATGCCCTCAGCAGCCAAATGAAGCCCGGCGCTTCTATGCTGCAAACA
Above is a window of Fodinisporobacter ferrooxydans DNA encoding:
- a CDS encoding YkvI family membrane protein: MNRLSWKQSFQIGCTYIGTVIGAGFASGQEILQFFTIHGTYAYFGIFLATVLFAWGGIRLLRFGYELRAISYNQLTEYRFGKQLARILDSSMSIMLFGITVAMLAGVGALFQEQFHLSFHFGVLLTIGLTLFVLLKGMKGILSANSIIVPCMFLFTILIFILTLRQGIVSPSAIAEQENHWKWGLSSISYAAFNLGLAVSVLIPLGTQAGTIQTLKLGGLIGAVGLGVMMVIVHIALAAHMPGMIAFEVPMGYIAAKMNPWLQIGFSFVLWGEIFSSLIGNVYALSSQMKPGASMLQTLFLNICILTVAFFVAQIGFSKLVTILYPLFGYLSFFFILAILFPIRHRNE